The following are from one region of the Candidatus Polarisedimenticolia bacterium genome:
- a CDS encoding NADH-quinone oxidoreductase subunit D — MFRTEMMDINMGPQHPSTHGVLRLKLVLDGETVTDTDVMIGYLHRGVEKLCESKNYHMIEPYTDRLDYVAAMYENLGYVEAVEKLMGVTVPERAEYIRVITAELQRIASHLVWLGTHALDIGAMTVFFYCFREREILLDLFEAFCGARLTYNAYRIGGLPWDVPPGWTDRVRHFVKIFPERQKEYATLLTKNRIWIGRTKGVGILKAEDAIDFGVTGPCLRAAGVDYDLRKVHPYSVYPRFNFDVPLGENSDTYDRYLVRMEEMRQSLRIVEQALEQLPAGDIMGKVPKRIKPPVGEVYHVVEGPRGELGFYIVSQGEDKPYRMRFRSPSFVNLQALPHMIQGSLVADVVAVIGTLDIVLGDVDR; from the coding sequence ATGTTTCGCACCGAGATGATGGACATCAACATGGGCCCGCAGCACCCGAGCACGCACGGGGTGCTCCGGCTGAAGCTGGTCCTCGACGGAGAGACGGTCACCGACACCGACGTGATGATCGGCTACCTGCACCGCGGCGTGGAGAAGCTCTGCGAGTCGAAGAACTACCACATGATCGAGCCTTACACCGACCGGCTCGACTACGTCGCGGCGATGTACGAGAACCTCGGCTACGTCGAAGCGGTCGAGAAGCTGATGGGCGTAACGGTGCCGGAGCGCGCCGAGTACATCCGCGTCATCACCGCCGAGCTGCAGCGCATCGCCAGCCACCTGGTCTGGCTCGGGACGCATGCCCTGGACATCGGCGCCATGACGGTCTTCTTCTACTGCTTCCGGGAGCGGGAGATCCTGCTCGACCTGTTCGAAGCGTTTTGCGGCGCGCGCCTCACCTACAACGCCTACCGCATCGGCGGACTACCGTGGGACGTGCCGCCGGGCTGGACCGATCGGGTCCGCCACTTCGTGAAGATCTTTCCCGAGAGGCAGAAGGAATACGCGACCCTGCTCACGAAGAACCGCATCTGGATCGGCCGGACCAAGGGCGTCGGCATCCTGAAGGCCGAGGACGCCATCGACTTCGGCGTGACCGGCCCCTGCCTGCGCGCCGCGGGCGTGGATTACGACCTGCGCAAAGTTCACCCGTACTCGGTCTACCCGCGCTTCAACTTCGATGTGCCCCTCGGGGAGAACAGCGACACCTACGATCGCTATCTGGTGCGCATGGAGGAGATGCGGCAGAGCCTGCGCATCGTCGAGCAGGCGCTCGAGCAGCTCCCCGCGGGCGACATCATGGGCAAGGTCCCCAAGCGCATCAAGCCCCCGGTGGGCGAGGTCTACCACGTCGTCGAAGGGCCGCGCGGCGAGCTCGGCTTCTACATCGTCAGCCAGGGGGAGGACAAGCCCTACCGCATGCGCTTCCGCTCCCCCTCCTTCGTGAACCTGCAGGCGCTGCCGCACATGATCCAGGGATCTCTGGTGGCCG